One region of Monomorium pharaonis isolate MP-MQ-018 chromosome 11, ASM1337386v2, whole genome shotgun sequence genomic DNA includes:
- the LOC105834353 gene encoding WD repeat-containing protein 6 isoform X1 gives MSRFSVCQNNSICETTSLLLRKEVLAIRCIRNVVLIGMGSILYVYKHCKFKRKLNCLYPNNIHGIVVGANNKLAVYGARSICICDIVEIECDIRIRKQSTDQFNDWIIAAEWILFKEQVQLAILFAHNYISIYDISNKTFQTIRCEETCILYGGSLSGTCLENLVIFSGTVFQEILIWKMDNRYYDLNKRMPVLHRLTGHKGVIFSVIYDSYSRFICSTSDDRSVRFWKVIEHEHPDSNNINWQIVKIDPIKTKFVHTARVWKALIRNDIVLTIGEDSLVCTWSLSGNLLNKAYYKPSIWSIDVSEDNMTIYVGGSDGAVYMQPFEHYKNLETIFLPVNDTCNFPKYISYLHDGTIIVFTELGTLLHYNTEMVKKNTIYLLNDGYYIMQVSPSRNLVALASKEGYIITYKVYLETLQQYQKDKIMNSHILSLHWLDDHKFIACGANGLLKLCCFEGVEEKYRLPPSRERWLTAAITVSTLSKTSQILICGDRVGNIHVYKRKRNSFRSDTDIEEPIQTLYKIHGKMGVQSFHIFRKNLITSGRDGMLRFYQICEEDTKPLLMLHKKKMPMDWISSMLEVNMERAGEKKNETFFIFGFKQVEFVIYNLLNENIVVKIPCGGGHRSWDCIISHTKASFAYIKNKQVHVCDLSSSLSLSHPILQNGFHAKETCCLRHIECCQENIFISGGEDCTLRVSHVNMWNFESNSFKNLGVFSGHLSGIKCISVIQLLGSAFEYLVFSGGGRAQLKIWGLNIMQPDTSDLDISCSDVNSYMLYKQNQNCKKPWQKAEQSYITEPETRYMDIYAYYPFKELNDALNYVLVFIACADGYLRLLVYNVVTNSIYLKISTKYIDRCILKMHILSHKSKVIALTMSTDGKLRFFDFTDTISKIYEDANSGNQNIVDFNHIPFAEFSLHQSGINCFDLKHIHEDEYLLVTGGDDNLLSVIYFQIYISENNKLLAEILSKWSTASAHSAQIVGVRFIDGENNKMCSVGVDQQVITYNYLCSNGVHVDILNQIFTSVTDVQGMEFVSTHNFVCIYGRGFEILYI, from the exons ATGTCCAGATTTTCtgtatgtcaaaataattcaatatgcGAAACGACATCGCTATTGTTACGCAAGGAGGTCCTTGCTATTCGATGCATAAGAAACGTTGTGCTTATAG GTATGGGATCCATTCTCTACGTATATAAGCATTGTAAATTTAAGCGTAAATTGAACTGTTTGTACCCGAATAATATACATGGCATTGTAGTGGgagcaaataataaattggcTGTATATGGGGCTAGGTCTATATGTATCTGCGATATAGTTGAAATAGAGTGTGACATaag aattagaaaacaaagcacTGATCAATTCAATGATTGGATAATTGCGGCAGAGTGGATATTGTTTAAAGAACAAGTGCAACTGGCAATTCTGTTTGcccataattatatatctatatatgatatatctaataaaacttttcaaaCTATACGTTGTGAAGAAACATGCATACT CTATGGTGGTTCTCTATCAGGAACTTGTCTAGAAAATTTAGTCATTTTCAGTGGAACAGtgtttcaagaaattttaatatggaaAATGGACAATAGGTATTATGATCTTAATAAAAGAATGCCAGTTTTGCATCGTTTAACAGGACACAAG gGTGTTATTTTCTCAGTTATTTATGATTCATATTCGCGATTTATTTGTTCCACATCTGATGATAGAAGTGTCAGATTCTGGAAAGTAATAGAACATGAACATCCTGATAGCAATAACATCAATTGGCAGATAGTAAAAATAGATccaataaaaacaaagtttgtGCATACAGCAAGAGTTTGGAAAGCCTTAATTAGAAATGACATTGTTTTAACAATTGGAGAA GACTCACTTGTATGCACATGGTCGCTCTCAGgtaatttacttaataaagCCTACTATAAACCATCTATATGGAGTATTGATGTGTCTGAGGACAATATGACAATATATGTGGGTGGAAGTGATGGAGCTGTATACATGCAACCCTTTGAACATTACAAGAACttagaaacaatttttctacCTGTTAATGATACATGTAACTTccctaaatatatttcttatttgcaTGATGGCACAATTATAGTTTTTACCGAATTAGGAACACTTCTACATTACAACACAGaaatggttaaaaaaaatactatatacttattaaatgATGGCTATTATATTATGCAAGTTTCTCCAAGTCGCAATCTTGTTGCTCTTGCATCTAAAGAGGGATACATAATAACATACAAAG TGTATCTTGAGACTTTACAACAATAtcaaaaagacaaaataatgAATTCACATATTTTATCCTTGCACTGGTTAGACGATCATAAATTTATAGCATGCGGAGCAAATGGTCTTTTAAAGTTATGCTGCTTTGAAG gAGTGGAAGAAAAATACAGATTACCTCCCAGTCGAGAACGTTGGTTAACTGCGGCTATAACAGTCTCTACTCTTTCAAAAACAtcgcaaatattaatatgtggaGACAGAGTTGGGAATATTCATGTATACAAGCGAAAAAGAAATAGTTTTCGTTCTGACACAGACATTGAAGAGCCTATTCAAacactttataaaattcatggTAAAATGGGAGTTCAGTCGTTTcatatatttcgaaaaaacttaataacaTCTGGACGCGATGGAATGTTgagattttatcaaatatgtgAAGAAGACACGAAACCATTGTTGATGctgcataaaaaaaagatgccAATGGACTGGATTAGTAGCATGTTAGAAGTTAATATGGAAAGAGCAGGCGAGAAAAAGAATGAAACTTTCTTTATATTTGGTTTTAAAcag gtggaatttgtaatatataacttattgAATGAAAACATAGTCGTCAAAATTCCTTGTGGTGGCGGTCATAGATCATGGGATTGTATAATATCGCACACAAAAGCAAGTTTtgcttacataaaaaataaacaggtTCATGTGTGTGATTtgtcttcttctctttctctgtcacATCCTATTTTGCAG aATGGTTTTCACGCAAAAGAGACATGTTGCTTGAGACACATTGAATGCTGTcaggaaaatattttcatatccgGTGGTGAAGACTGCACTCTACGTGTCAGCCATGTTAATATGTGGAATTTTGaatcaaattcttttaaaaatttaggaGTTTTTAGTGGTCATCTTTCGGGTATAAAGTGTATAAGTGTTATTCAATTGCTTGGATCTGCGTTTGAATACCTAGTCTTTTCTGGTGGAGGGAGAGCACAATTGAAAATTTGGGGACTAAACATCATGCAGCCTGATACATCAGATCTAGATATATCATGTTCCGATGTGAATTCTTATATGCTCTataaacaaaatcaaaattgtaaaaaaccaTGGCAGAAGGCTGAGCAATCTTATATTACAGAACCAGAGACACGTTATATGGATATTTACGCTTATTATCCTTTTAAGGAACTAAATGATGCACTGAATTATGTGTTAGTTTTTATAGCTTGTGCAGATGGATATTTaag actacttgtatataatgttGTGACTAACagcatatatttaaaaatatctactaAATACATAGATCGTTGCATTTTAAAGATGCATATATTATCACATAAATCCAAAGTAATTGCATTAACTATGAGTACGGATGGAAAATTACGTTTTTTCGATTTTACCGATACAATTTCGAAAATATATGAAGATGCAAATTCTGGAAATCAGAATATCGTCGATTTCAACCATATCCCTTTTGCAGAATTTAGCTTGCATCAATCGGgaattaattgttttgatttaaaacatatacatGAGGATGAATATCTCTTGGTTACTGGCGGTGATGACAATCTTCTCAGTGTCatctattttcaaatttatatatctgaaaataataaattattggctgaaatattatctaaatgGAGTACAGCATCCGCACATTCGGCACAAATTGTCG GTGTAAGATTTATCGAtggagaaaataataaaatgtgtagtGTGGGAGTAGATCAGCAAGTTATTACctacaattatttatgttcAAATGGAGTACATGTAGATAtcttaaatcaaatatttacatcTGTTACGGATGTACAAGGCATGGAATTTGTTAGCAC GCACAATTTTGTTTGTATATATGGAAGAGGATTTGAAATActgtacatttaa
- the LOC105834353 gene encoding WD repeat-containing protein 6 isoform X3 has translation MRNDIAIVTQGGPCYSMHKKRCAYRIRKQSTDQFNDWIIAAEWILFKEQVQLAILFAHNYISIYDISNKTFQTIRCEETCILYGGSLSGTCLENLVIFSGTVFQEILIWKMDNRYYDLNKRMPVLHRLTGHKGVIFSVIYDSYSRFICSTSDDRSVRFWKVIEHEHPDSNNINWQIVKIDPIKTKFVHTARVWKALIRNDIVLTIGEDSLVCTWSLSGNLLNKAYYKPSIWSIDVSEDNMTIYVGGSDGAVYMQPFEHYKNLETIFLPVNDTCNFPKYISYLHDGTIIVFTELGTLLHYNTEMVKKNTIYLLNDGYYIMQVSPSRNLVALASKEGYIITYKVYLETLQQYQKDKIMNSHILSLHWLDDHKFIACGANGLLKLCCFEGVEEKYRLPPSRERWLTAAITVSTLSKTSQILICGDRVGNIHVYKRKRNSFRSDTDIEEPIQTLYKIHGKMGVQSFHIFRKNLITSGRDGMLRFYQICEEDTKPLLMLHKKKMPMDWISSMLEVNMERAGEKKNETFFIFGFKQVEFVIYNLLNENIVVKIPCGGGHRSWDCIISHTKASFAYIKNKQVHVCDLSSSLSLSHPILQNGFHAKETCCLRHIECCQENIFISGGEDCTLRVSHVNMWNFESNSFKNLGVFSGHLSGIKCISVIQLLGSAFEYLVFSGGGRAQLKIWGLNIMQPDTSDLDISCSDVNSYMLYKQNQNCKKPWQKAEQSYITEPETRYMDIYAYYPFKELNDALNYVLVFIACADGYLRLLVYNVVTNSIYLKISTKYIDRCILKMHILSHKSKVIALTMSTDGKLRFFDFTDTISKIYEDANSGNQNIVDFNHIPFAEFSLHQSGINCFDLKHIHEDEYLLVTGGDDNLLSVIYFQIYISENNKLLAEILSKWSTASAHSAQIVGVRFIDGENNKMCSVGVDQQVITYNYLCSNGVHVDILNQIFTSVTDVQGMEFVSTHNFVCIYGRGFEILYI, from the exons atgcGAAACGACATCGCTATTGTTACGCAAGGAGGTCCTTGCTATTCGATGCATAAGAAACGTTGTGCTTATAG aattagaaaacaaagcacTGATCAATTCAATGATTGGATAATTGCGGCAGAGTGGATATTGTTTAAAGAACAAGTGCAACTGGCAATTCTGTTTGcccataattatatatctatatatgatatatctaataaaacttttcaaaCTATACGTTGTGAAGAAACATGCATACT CTATGGTGGTTCTCTATCAGGAACTTGTCTAGAAAATTTAGTCATTTTCAGTGGAACAGtgtttcaagaaattttaatatggaaAATGGACAATAGGTATTATGATCTTAATAAAAGAATGCCAGTTTTGCATCGTTTAACAGGACACAAG gGTGTTATTTTCTCAGTTATTTATGATTCATATTCGCGATTTATTTGTTCCACATCTGATGATAGAAGTGTCAGATTCTGGAAAGTAATAGAACATGAACATCCTGATAGCAATAACATCAATTGGCAGATAGTAAAAATAGATccaataaaaacaaagtttgtGCATACAGCAAGAGTTTGGAAAGCCTTAATTAGAAATGACATTGTTTTAACAATTGGAGAA GACTCACTTGTATGCACATGGTCGCTCTCAGgtaatttacttaataaagCCTACTATAAACCATCTATATGGAGTATTGATGTGTCTGAGGACAATATGACAATATATGTGGGTGGAAGTGATGGAGCTGTATACATGCAACCCTTTGAACATTACAAGAACttagaaacaatttttctacCTGTTAATGATACATGTAACTTccctaaatatatttcttatttgcaTGATGGCACAATTATAGTTTTTACCGAATTAGGAACACTTCTACATTACAACACAGaaatggttaaaaaaaatactatatacttattaaatgATGGCTATTATATTATGCAAGTTTCTCCAAGTCGCAATCTTGTTGCTCTTGCATCTAAAGAGGGATACATAATAACATACAAAG TGTATCTTGAGACTTTACAACAATAtcaaaaagacaaaataatgAATTCACATATTTTATCCTTGCACTGGTTAGACGATCATAAATTTATAGCATGCGGAGCAAATGGTCTTTTAAAGTTATGCTGCTTTGAAG gAGTGGAAGAAAAATACAGATTACCTCCCAGTCGAGAACGTTGGTTAACTGCGGCTATAACAGTCTCTACTCTTTCAAAAACAtcgcaaatattaatatgtggaGACAGAGTTGGGAATATTCATGTATACAAGCGAAAAAGAAATAGTTTTCGTTCTGACACAGACATTGAAGAGCCTATTCAAacactttataaaattcatggTAAAATGGGAGTTCAGTCGTTTcatatatttcgaaaaaacttaataacaTCTGGACGCGATGGAATGTTgagattttatcaaatatgtgAAGAAGACACGAAACCATTGTTGATGctgcataaaaaaaagatgccAATGGACTGGATTAGTAGCATGTTAGAAGTTAATATGGAAAGAGCAGGCGAGAAAAAGAATGAAACTTTCTTTATATTTGGTTTTAAAcag gtggaatttgtaatatataacttattgAATGAAAACATAGTCGTCAAAATTCCTTGTGGTGGCGGTCATAGATCATGGGATTGTATAATATCGCACACAAAAGCAAGTTTtgcttacataaaaaataaacaggtTCATGTGTGTGATTtgtcttcttctctttctctgtcacATCCTATTTTGCAG aATGGTTTTCACGCAAAAGAGACATGTTGCTTGAGACACATTGAATGCTGTcaggaaaatattttcatatccgGTGGTGAAGACTGCACTCTACGTGTCAGCCATGTTAATATGTGGAATTTTGaatcaaattcttttaaaaatttaggaGTTTTTAGTGGTCATCTTTCGGGTATAAAGTGTATAAGTGTTATTCAATTGCTTGGATCTGCGTTTGAATACCTAGTCTTTTCTGGTGGAGGGAGAGCACAATTGAAAATTTGGGGACTAAACATCATGCAGCCTGATACATCAGATCTAGATATATCATGTTCCGATGTGAATTCTTATATGCTCTataaacaaaatcaaaattgtaaaaaaccaTGGCAGAAGGCTGAGCAATCTTATATTACAGAACCAGAGACACGTTATATGGATATTTACGCTTATTATCCTTTTAAGGAACTAAATGATGCACTGAATTATGTGTTAGTTTTTATAGCTTGTGCAGATGGATATTTaag actacttgtatataatgttGTGACTAACagcatatatttaaaaatatctactaAATACATAGATCGTTGCATTTTAAAGATGCATATATTATCACATAAATCCAAAGTAATTGCATTAACTATGAGTACGGATGGAAAATTACGTTTTTTCGATTTTACCGATACAATTTCGAAAATATATGAAGATGCAAATTCTGGAAATCAGAATATCGTCGATTTCAACCATATCCCTTTTGCAGAATTTAGCTTGCATCAATCGGgaattaattgttttgatttaaaacatatacatGAGGATGAATATCTCTTGGTTACTGGCGGTGATGACAATCTTCTCAGTGTCatctattttcaaatttatatatctgaaaataataaattattggctgaaatattatctaaatgGAGTACAGCATCCGCACATTCGGCACAAATTGTCG GTGTAAGATTTATCGAtggagaaaataataaaatgtgtagtGTGGGAGTAGATCAGCAAGTTATTACctacaattatttatgttcAAATGGAGTACATGTAGATAtcttaaatcaaatatttacatcTGTTACGGATGTACAAGGCATGGAATTTGTTAGCAC GCACAATTTTGTTTGTATATATGGAAGAGGATTTGAAATActgtacatttaa
- the LOC105834353 gene encoding WD repeat-containing protein 6 isoform X2 produces MGSILYVYKHCKFKRKLNCLYPNNIHGIVVGANNKLAVYGARSICICDIVEIECDIRIRKQSTDQFNDWIIAAEWILFKEQVQLAILFAHNYISIYDISNKTFQTIRCEETCILYGGSLSGTCLENLVIFSGTVFQEILIWKMDNRYYDLNKRMPVLHRLTGHKGVIFSVIYDSYSRFICSTSDDRSVRFWKVIEHEHPDSNNINWQIVKIDPIKTKFVHTARVWKALIRNDIVLTIGEDSLVCTWSLSGNLLNKAYYKPSIWSIDVSEDNMTIYVGGSDGAVYMQPFEHYKNLETIFLPVNDTCNFPKYISYLHDGTIIVFTELGTLLHYNTEMVKKNTIYLLNDGYYIMQVSPSRNLVALASKEGYIITYKVYLETLQQYQKDKIMNSHILSLHWLDDHKFIACGANGLLKLCCFEGVEEKYRLPPSRERWLTAAITVSTLSKTSQILICGDRVGNIHVYKRKRNSFRSDTDIEEPIQTLYKIHGKMGVQSFHIFRKNLITSGRDGMLRFYQICEEDTKPLLMLHKKKMPMDWISSMLEVNMERAGEKKNETFFIFGFKQVEFVIYNLLNENIVVKIPCGGGHRSWDCIISHTKASFAYIKNKQVHVCDLSSSLSLSHPILQNGFHAKETCCLRHIECCQENIFISGGEDCTLRVSHVNMWNFESNSFKNLGVFSGHLSGIKCISVIQLLGSAFEYLVFSGGGRAQLKIWGLNIMQPDTSDLDISCSDVNSYMLYKQNQNCKKPWQKAEQSYITEPETRYMDIYAYYPFKELNDALNYVLVFIACADGYLRLLVYNVVTNSIYLKISTKYIDRCILKMHILSHKSKVIALTMSTDGKLRFFDFTDTISKIYEDANSGNQNIVDFNHIPFAEFSLHQSGINCFDLKHIHEDEYLLVTGGDDNLLSVIYFQIYISENNKLLAEILSKWSTASAHSAQIVGVRFIDGENNKMCSVGVDQQVITYNYLCSNGVHVDILNQIFTSVTDVQGMEFVSTHNFVCIYGRGFEILYI; encoded by the exons ATGGGATCCATTCTCTACGTATATAAGCATTGTAAATTTAAGCGTAAATTGAACTGTTTGTACCCGAATAATATACATGGCATTGTAGTGGgagcaaataataaattggcTGTATATGGGGCTAGGTCTATATGTATCTGCGATATAGTTGAAATAGAGTGTGACATaag aattagaaaacaaagcacTGATCAATTCAATGATTGGATAATTGCGGCAGAGTGGATATTGTTTAAAGAACAAGTGCAACTGGCAATTCTGTTTGcccataattatatatctatatatgatatatctaataaaacttttcaaaCTATACGTTGTGAAGAAACATGCATACT CTATGGTGGTTCTCTATCAGGAACTTGTCTAGAAAATTTAGTCATTTTCAGTGGAACAGtgtttcaagaaattttaatatggaaAATGGACAATAGGTATTATGATCTTAATAAAAGAATGCCAGTTTTGCATCGTTTAACAGGACACAAG gGTGTTATTTTCTCAGTTATTTATGATTCATATTCGCGATTTATTTGTTCCACATCTGATGATAGAAGTGTCAGATTCTGGAAAGTAATAGAACATGAACATCCTGATAGCAATAACATCAATTGGCAGATAGTAAAAATAGATccaataaaaacaaagtttgtGCATACAGCAAGAGTTTGGAAAGCCTTAATTAGAAATGACATTGTTTTAACAATTGGAGAA GACTCACTTGTATGCACATGGTCGCTCTCAGgtaatttacttaataaagCCTACTATAAACCATCTATATGGAGTATTGATGTGTCTGAGGACAATATGACAATATATGTGGGTGGAAGTGATGGAGCTGTATACATGCAACCCTTTGAACATTACAAGAACttagaaacaatttttctacCTGTTAATGATACATGTAACTTccctaaatatatttcttatttgcaTGATGGCACAATTATAGTTTTTACCGAATTAGGAACACTTCTACATTACAACACAGaaatggttaaaaaaaatactatatacttattaaatgATGGCTATTATATTATGCAAGTTTCTCCAAGTCGCAATCTTGTTGCTCTTGCATCTAAAGAGGGATACATAATAACATACAAAG TGTATCTTGAGACTTTACAACAATAtcaaaaagacaaaataatgAATTCACATATTTTATCCTTGCACTGGTTAGACGATCATAAATTTATAGCATGCGGAGCAAATGGTCTTTTAAAGTTATGCTGCTTTGAAG gAGTGGAAGAAAAATACAGATTACCTCCCAGTCGAGAACGTTGGTTAACTGCGGCTATAACAGTCTCTACTCTTTCAAAAACAtcgcaaatattaatatgtggaGACAGAGTTGGGAATATTCATGTATACAAGCGAAAAAGAAATAGTTTTCGTTCTGACACAGACATTGAAGAGCCTATTCAAacactttataaaattcatggTAAAATGGGAGTTCAGTCGTTTcatatatttcgaaaaaacttaataacaTCTGGACGCGATGGAATGTTgagattttatcaaatatgtgAAGAAGACACGAAACCATTGTTGATGctgcataaaaaaaagatgccAATGGACTGGATTAGTAGCATGTTAGAAGTTAATATGGAAAGAGCAGGCGAGAAAAAGAATGAAACTTTCTTTATATTTGGTTTTAAAcag gtggaatttgtaatatataacttattgAATGAAAACATAGTCGTCAAAATTCCTTGTGGTGGCGGTCATAGATCATGGGATTGTATAATATCGCACACAAAAGCAAGTTTtgcttacataaaaaataaacaggtTCATGTGTGTGATTtgtcttcttctctttctctgtcacATCCTATTTTGCAG aATGGTTTTCACGCAAAAGAGACATGTTGCTTGAGACACATTGAATGCTGTcaggaaaatattttcatatccgGTGGTGAAGACTGCACTCTACGTGTCAGCCATGTTAATATGTGGAATTTTGaatcaaattcttttaaaaatttaggaGTTTTTAGTGGTCATCTTTCGGGTATAAAGTGTATAAGTGTTATTCAATTGCTTGGATCTGCGTTTGAATACCTAGTCTTTTCTGGTGGAGGGAGAGCACAATTGAAAATTTGGGGACTAAACATCATGCAGCCTGATACATCAGATCTAGATATATCATGTTCCGATGTGAATTCTTATATGCTCTataaacaaaatcaaaattgtaaaaaaccaTGGCAGAAGGCTGAGCAATCTTATATTACAGAACCAGAGACACGTTATATGGATATTTACGCTTATTATCCTTTTAAGGAACTAAATGATGCACTGAATTATGTGTTAGTTTTTATAGCTTGTGCAGATGGATATTTaag actacttgtatataatgttGTGACTAACagcatatatttaaaaatatctactaAATACATAGATCGTTGCATTTTAAAGATGCATATATTATCACATAAATCCAAAGTAATTGCATTAACTATGAGTACGGATGGAAAATTACGTTTTTTCGATTTTACCGATACAATTTCGAAAATATATGAAGATGCAAATTCTGGAAATCAGAATATCGTCGATTTCAACCATATCCCTTTTGCAGAATTTAGCTTGCATCAATCGGgaattaattgttttgatttaaaacatatacatGAGGATGAATATCTCTTGGTTACTGGCGGTGATGACAATCTTCTCAGTGTCatctattttcaaatttatatatctgaaaataataaattattggctgaaatattatctaaatgGAGTACAGCATCCGCACATTCGGCACAAATTGTCG GTGTAAGATTTATCGAtggagaaaataataaaatgtgtagtGTGGGAGTAGATCAGCAAGTTATTACctacaattatttatgttcAAATGGAGTACATGTAGATAtcttaaatcaaatatttacatcTGTTACGGATGTACAAGGCATGGAATTTGTTAGCAC GCACAATTTTGTTTGTATATATGGAAGAGGATTTGAAATActgtacatttaa
- the LOC105834355 gene encoding putative glutathione-specific gamma-glutamylcyclotransferase 2, giving the protein MWVFGYGSLIWKADFPYEKKLVGHIKGYIRRFYQKSTDHRGVPNRPGRVVTLLASTNPDDEVWGLAYKISSENIENVVNHLDFREKGGYIKKTVLFYPCDFSKSVQTVSSNANVSLNDLSRTSFSTASLSPTLDEAPFYLTIYIGEEDNPNFAGMESIDTIAKHILVSRGISGSNVEYLYKLASAMRTIAPGVQDEHLFALERVVKELEQEKDELLE; this is encoded by the exons ATGTGGGTGTTTGGTTATGGTTCTCTGATATGGAAAGCAGATTTTCCGTACGAGAAAAAGCTCGTCGGCCACATCAAGGGATACATCAGACGGTTCTATCAAAAGAGCACTGATCACAGAGGCGTGCCCAACAGG ccTGGACGCGTGGTAACGTTGCTCGCCTCCACTAATCCTGATGACGAGGTATGGGGACTCGCGTACAAGATATCCTCCGAGAACATAGAAAACGTGGTGAATCATTTGGATTTTCGAGAAAAAGGTGGCTACATAAAGAAAACCGTCCTTTTCTATCCCTGTGATTTCTCAAAATCTGTTCAAACTGTCAGTTCAAATGCCAACGTGTCTTTGAACGATCTGTCGAGAACCAGCTTCTCGACTGCATCGCTGTCACCCACTTTGGATGAGGCTCCGTTCTACCTCACGATCTACATAGGTGAAGAAGATAATCCAAATTTCGCCGGTATGGAGAGTATAGATACTATTGCAAAACACATACTTGTTTCGCGTGGCATCAGCGGCTCTAATGTTGAATATCTCTATAAACTGGCATCTGCAATGCGTACGATAGCACCTGGTGTGCAAGACGAACACCTGTTTGCCCTGGAGAGAGTCGTAAAAGAATTGGAACAGGAGAAAGATGAATTGCTGGAGTAG